The Thermodesulfovibrionia bacterium genome includes a region encoding these proteins:
- a CDS encoding type IV pilus twitching motility protein PilT, which yields MAKIDKYFKIVLQNEASDLHLGSGAKPTMRKEGELIAIEDEILLNDILQDMLFEIITAGQKDIFIKRKELDFSFEVPSGPRFRVNYYIGNRGICAAFRIVPVRIPSVKELGLPEHILRFADMSNGLVLVTGPTGCGKSTTLASIIDHINETRKDHIITIEDPIEFAYKNKNCLINQRELGAHTNSFANALRASLREDPDVILVGEMRDLETIELAITAAETGQLVFATLHTPSAAQSVDRIIDVFPEGKQAQIRTMLADTLKGIVAQQLLKRADKTGRIVAVEVLFVNYAVSNLIREGKTYQIPSVMQTSKQEQMQIMDEEIMKYLMHKIINPEEAYLKANNKKLFSPYLTGDSHKGGAQ from the coding sequence ATGGCTAAGATAGATAAATATTTTAAAATCGTTCTCCAGAATGAAGCCAGCGACCTGCACCTTGGTTCCGGTGCAAAGCCGACTATGAGGAAGGAAGGCGAGCTTATTGCGATAGAAGATGAAATATTGCTCAATGACATTCTTCAGGATATGCTTTTTGAGATTATTACTGCGGGTCAAAAAGATATTTTTATCAAAAGAAAAGAGCTGGATTTTTCTTTTGAGGTGCCGTCAGGCCCAAGATTCAGGGTAAATTACTATATCGGCAACCGAGGGATTTGCGCGGCATTCAGGATCGTGCCTGTACGCATACCTTCTGTTAAAGAGCTTGGGCTTCCTGAACATATCCTAAGGTTCGCAGACATGAGCAACGGCCTTGTGCTTGTAACAGGCCCCACAGGCTGCGGTAAATCTACCACACTCGCTTCAATAATAGATCATATAAATGAGACCAGAAAAGATCATATTATTACAATTGAAGACCCTATTGAGTTCGCCTATAAAAACAAAAATTGTCTTATAAACCAGAGGGAACTTGGCGCCCATACTAATTCTTTTGCAAATGCCTTAAGGGCATCGCTTAGGGAGGATCCTGATGTTATCCTTGTCGGCGAGATGAGAGACCTTGAGACTATCGAGCTCGCAATAACTGCCGCAGAGACAGGGCAGCTTGTCTTTGCGACCCTGCATACGCCTTCTGCCGCGCAGAGCGTGGACAGGATCATTGATGTATTTCCTGAAGGTAAGCAGGCACAGATACGCACAATGCTCGCAGATACGCTTAAAGGGATAGTTGCCCAGCAGCTCCTTAAGAGGGCTGATAAGACAGGAAGGATCGTTGCAGTGGAAGTGCTTTTTGTAAACTATGCGGTCTCAAACCTTATCAGGGAGGGCAAGACATATCAGATCCCTTCTGTCATGCAGACTTCGAAGCAGGAACAAATGCAGATAATGGACGAAGAGATAATGAAGTATTTAATGCATAAAATAATCAATCCTGAAGAGGCATATCTGAAGGCAAATAATAAGAAGCTTTTTTCTCCATACCTGACCGGCGATAGCCATAAAGGAGGCGCACAATGA
- a CDS encoding DUF4139 domain-containing protein: MRERIFHRHNILLITLFLVLFISVGSSTVGAIRNDSELKTISTGIDDQVGIALTVYNVNLGLVKDVRELTLDRGIGNLRFMDVASGIIPTSVSIRSLIDANSFNILEQNYEYDLLNPQKLMDKYVGKKVKLFNKNPYTEREDIVDATLLSDNGGVIYQIGDEITFNYPGRVIFPEVPDDLISKPTLVWMFENTLPSKQKVEASYLTNGINWRADYVVTLNDKDDMANLSGWVTIENMSGTTYKDAKLKLVAGDVNRVKDEREYDERMMYAAKAMVSEEQFKEDAFFEYHIYTLQRNSTIKNNQTKQISLVTADDIPVKKEFIFQGAAYYYRTQYGQPLSNQKVGVYVEIANMEKHNLGIPLPKGTIRIYKNDNEGSLQFVGEDSIDHTPKDEKIKVKLGDAFDVVGSRKQTSWEKIAYDTYEAGYEISLRNHKKEDIVVKVVEPVQGDWKMISSSHDYNKTEAFTAEFNIHVPKDKEFKLNYKVRMKF, encoded by the coding sequence ATGAGAGAAAGAATTTTTCATAGACATAACATCCTGTTAATCACACTATTTTTAGTTTTATTTATTTCGGTAGGCAGCAGTACGGTTGGGGCAATAAGGAATGATTCAGAGCTTAAGACAATTTCTACCGGGATTGATGATCAGGTAGGAATAGCCCTTACCGTTTATAACGTTAACCTGGGGCTTGTTAAAGATGTGAGGGAACTGACGCTGGATAGGGGGATAGGAAATCTCAGGTTTATGGATGTGGCCTCAGGCATCATCCCGACAAGCGTATCAATAAGGTCACTGATAGACGCAAACAGCTTCAACATACTTGAACAGAATTACGAATATGACCTGCTTAATCCGCAGAAGCTTATGGATAAGTACGTCGGGAAGAAGGTGAAGCTATTCAATAAAAACCCTTATACCGAAAGGGAAGATATTGTAGATGCCACGCTTCTTTCGGATAACGGAGGGGTCATATATCAAATAGGTGATGAAATAACATTCAACTACCCTGGCAGAGTCATATTCCCTGAAGTACCTGATGACCTTATCTCAAAGCCCACACTCGTATGGATGTTTGAGAACACGCTCCCTTCAAAACAAAAGGTCGAGGCATCCTATCTTACAAACGGAATCAACTGGCGCGCTGATTACGTGGTAACGCTTAATGATAAAGATGATATGGCTAACCTCTCAGGATGGGTGACTATAGAAAACATGAGCGGCACTACATATAAGGATGCAAAGCTGAAGCTTGTTGCAGGTGATGTGAACAGGGTAAAAGATGAACGTGAATATGATGAAAGGATGATGTATGCGGCAAAGGCTATGGTATCAGAGGAGCAGTTCAAGGAAGATGCGTTCTTTGAGTATCACATATATACACTTCAGCGAAATTCAACCATCAAGAACAACCAGACAAAACAGATAAGCCTTGTTACCGCTGATGATATTCCAGTGAAAAAAGAATTTATTTTTCAGGGAGCGGCATATTACTACCGCACACAGTATGGGCAGCCTTTATCAAACCAGAAGGTTGGAGTTTACGTTGAGATAGCCAACATGGAAAAGCACAATCTGGGGATTCCTCTGCCTAAAGGCACGATCAGGATATATAAGAACGATAATGAAGGGAGCCTCCAGTTCGTTGGGGAGGACTCTATCGACCATACCCCGAAAGATGAGAAGATAAAGGTGAAGCTCGGAGATGCATTTGATGTTGTCGGCAGCAGGAAGCAGACAAGCTGGGAAAAGATAGCTTATGATACTTATGAAGCCGGATATGAGATATCGCTCAGGAACCACAAGAAAGAAGATATTGTTGTAAAAGTTGTTGAGCCGGTCCAGGGTGACTGGAAGATGATAAGCTCATCCCATGATTACAATAAGACAGAAGCATTCACAGCAGAATTCAATATCCATGTTCCCAAAGATAAAGAATTTAAACTCAATTATAAGGTAAGAATGAAGTTCTGA